A window from Cytobacillus sp. FSL H8-0458 encodes these proteins:
- a CDS encoding glycosyltransferase family 4 protein gives MTRKLLVLNIFPTVFPPASGGTLRYFHIYHELSHYYDITLLSQSNNKKGSVIEYSPSFREYLAERDPLYLKIRQPLHVAARSYELPLIMSLELANHPALYKRYFKKLYHTSDIIIHESPYLLDYDIYFNQDKKPRIFNSHNHEYALAKQIWKDEKAIEYLPRLYEAEQRLSSYADLVFATSGEQREEFIRSYGLDSQKVKLAPNGINTNEWLPRTKKAAGRPKALFIGAHYPPNIQAVKFIIDQLADKCPNIDFIIAGGCCSPFRKHRKGNVKFLGSVQHKQKLSLFTEADIAINPVIAGSGVNIKTLEFLSAGIPLFSTLCGVRGLELVDQKHYIHAEHEDFADILNRFVGRHELLNVVAANGQNFINSRFSWKSIAGKIYDAIEETLST, from the coding sequence ATGACGAGAAAATTACTTGTCCTAAATATTTTCCCAACGGTTTTTCCGCCTGCAAGCGGAGGCACATTGAGGTATTTTCATATATATCACGAATTAAGCCATTATTATGATATTACTTTATTATCCCAATCGAACAATAAAAAAGGCAGCGTTATTGAATACTCCCCAAGTTTTCGCGAGTACTTAGCAGAAAGGGATCCACTCTATCTGAAAATAAGGCAGCCGCTCCATGTTGCCGCACGTTCCTATGAACTTCCTTTAATTATGAGTTTGGAGCTTGCCAATCATCCCGCTTTGTACAAAAGGTATTTTAAAAAGCTTTATCATACAAGCGATATCATCATTCATGAATCCCCCTATTTGCTGGATTATGACATATATTTTAACCAGGATAAGAAGCCAAGAATTTTTAATAGCCATAACCATGAATACGCATTGGCGAAGCAGATTTGGAAGGATGAAAAGGCAATCGAATACCTTCCCAGGCTTTATGAAGCAGAACAGAGATTATCTTCATATGCTGATTTGGTTTTTGCTACTTCCGGGGAGCAGAGAGAGGAATTTATTCGTTCTTATGGACTGGATTCTCAAAAAGTAAAGCTTGCTCCTAACGGAATTAATACGAATGAATGGCTCCCACGCACAAAGAAGGCTGCCGGAAGGCCAAAAGCTTTGTTTATCGGTGCCCATTACCCACCCAATATTCAGGCAGTAAAGTTTATCATTGACCAGCTTGCCGACAAGTGCCCGAATATTGATTTTATCATTGCAGGAGGATGCTGCAGTCCTTTTCGAAAGCACAGGAAGGGGAATGTGAAATTTCTGGGCTCTGTTCAGCACAAACAAAAATTATCATTATTCACTGAAGCTGATATCGCCATTAACCCAGTTATAGCTGGTTCAGGAGTGAATATAAAAACACTTGAATTTCTATCTGCAGGAATTCCCCTATTTTCCACGTTATGTGGTGTACGGGGATTAGAGCTCGTTGATCAAAAACATTATATTCACGCAGAGCATGAAGACTTTGCGGATATATTGAATAGGTTTGTTGGCAGGCACGAACTATTGAACGTGGTGGCGGCAAACGGGCAGAATTTTATCAACAGCCGTTTTTCATGGAAAAGCATAGCGGGGAAAATCTACGATGCTATAGAAGAGACACTTTCTACTTAA
- a CDS encoding glycosyltransferase, with protein sequence MTDYQVIWKGPVLDASGYGIASREYVLALARFGVDLKIQPYTWNFPYEFNDQNKKERLLQLINNPYKENRQKILIYHCPPGNIKDIENDRKIYERILLNTVWETAGIPGSWLPVINACDGICVPCSQNVDALNKSGVKTPVFLVPHGADTQTFNPENKKLTFKEARDKFVFVSIFDFQHRKNPETLLKAYWSEFTSRDNVLMIIKTYGSSRRKIVNSISNYKRRLGFTGGTAPLLVLTGILPEEQLKGLYTVSNAFILPTRGEGVGLPYMEALSSGIPVIATGWGGQMDFLNEQNSFLIDYKLEDPRKSMYSGSAISRQYHRLFGQGGQLWAEADLDDTKRQMRLAYENPLLCKQKGNKGRLDMLNLTWDKAGNSMKRAIEETLLK encoded by the coding sequence GTGACTGATTATCAAGTCATTTGGAAAGGCCCGGTTCTTGATGCGAGCGGATACGGAATTGCAAGCAGAGAATATGTTCTTGCTTTGGCCCGTTTTGGTGTTGATCTTAAGATCCAGCCATATACATGGAATTTCCCCTACGAGTTTAACGATCAAAACAAGAAAGAGAGACTATTGCAATTAATAAACAACCCATACAAAGAAAACAGACAAAAAATTTTAATCTATCATTGTCCGCCTGGGAATATTAAAGATATTGAAAATGATAGAAAAATATATGAGCGGATTCTATTAAATACAGTGTGGGAAACAGCAGGGATTCCAGGTTCCTGGCTGCCTGTTATAAATGCCTGTGATGGGATATGCGTCCCATGCTCTCAGAATGTAGATGCCCTGAATAAAAGCGGTGTGAAAACTCCTGTGTTTCTGGTTCCCCATGGAGCAGACACACAAACATTTAACCCTGAAAATAAAAAGCTCACATTTAAAGAAGCAAGAGATAAGTTTGTTTTTGTTTCGATCTTTGATTTTCAGCATAGGAAGAATCCCGAAACCTTGTTAAAAGCATATTGGAGTGAGTTCACTTCCAGGGACAATGTGCTGATGATTATTAAAACCTATGGGAGCAGCCGCAGGAAAATAGTAAACTCTATTTCCAATTATAAGAGAAGGCTTGGGTTTACTGGCGGAACGGCCCCTTTGCTTGTATTAACCGGCATTCTGCCGGAGGAACAGCTTAAAGGCTTATATACAGTGAGCAATGCCTTTATTCTTCCTACAAGAGGGGAAGGGGTAGGTTTGCCGTATATGGAAGCTTTATCGAGTGGAATACCGGTCATTGCTACAGGCTGGGGCGGACAAATGGATTTTCTAAATGAACAAAATTCCTTCCTAATTGACTACAAGCTTGAGGATCCAAGGAAAAGCATGTACAGCGGAAGTGCCATATCAAGGCAATATCACCGTTTATTTGGGCAGGGTGGCCAGCTTTGGGCTGAAGCTGATTTGGATGATACAAAAAGACAGATGAGATTAGCTTATGAGAACCCGCTTCTTTGTAAACAGAAGGGGAATAAAGGGAGACTGGATATGCTGAACCTTACATGGGATAAGGCTGGAAACTCAATGAAAAGAGCTATAGAAGAGACTCTTCTTAAGTAG
- a CDS encoding glycosyltransferase produces MVSIICCTMRQNYMENVFKNYENQVWKEKELIIILNNDEMNLSAWQKRAQQYPNVAVFQLPEEITLGECINFAVQKSRYDLIAKFDDDDFYAPYYLTQSILALKKSSADLVGKRTVYMYFQEEEMLAIHKPGKENQYVRIGIKGATMVFKKEIMNIVQFPKRNLGEDTFFLKLCSKQNLKIYSGDKNNYACLRISQPGHHTWAVNNAKLLKKSVPVSRTTDFNLVQQIVSDDREGKM; encoded by the coding sequence ATGGTCTCTATCATTTGCTGTACAATGCGCCAGAACTATATGGAAAACGTGTTTAAAAACTATGAAAACCAGGTTTGGAAGGAAAAAGAATTAATCATTATATTAAATAATGATGAGATGAATCTATCCGCATGGCAAAAGAGGGCTCAACAGTATCCCAATGTAGCTGTTTTTCAATTACCTGAAGAAATCACACTCGGAGAATGCATAAATTTTGCTGTTCAGAAATCACGGTATGATTTAATCGCGAAATTTGATGATGACGATTTTTATGCTCCATATTATCTGACTCAGTCTATCCTTGCTCTGAAAAAATCATCTGCTGATCTTGTGGGCAAAAGAACCGTGTATATGTACTTTCAAGAAGAGGAGATGCTTGCAATCCATAAGCCGGGAAAGGAAAATCAGTACGTCAGAATCGGGATAAAGGGGGCTACAATGGTATTCAAGAAGGAAATTATGAATATCGTCCAATTTCCCAAAAGGAATCTGGGGGAAGATACCTTCTTCTTAAAGCTTTGCAGCAAACAGAACTTAAAAATATACTCAGGTGATAAAAACAATTATGCATGTTTAAGGATCTCACAGCCAGGACACCATACCTGGGCTGTAAATAACGCCAAGCTTCTAAAAAAGTCTGTTCCGGTCAGCAGAACGACCGACTTTAATCTGGTACAGCAAATTGTCAGCGATGATAGGGAGGGGAAGATGTGA